Proteins encoded together in one Hymenobacter monticola window:
- a CDS encoding alpha/beta hydrolase family protein, which translates to MVLAAPLAPAPLNGQWRGPLKLLGGEITIVITIVPLTNGTYYAALDAPQQRISRMPVDVEVKDDDLTLRIEQAGSSFVGKIQEDGATLTGTWKQPGVTAPMVLKRAMASTQAATKFKATPPYRQSDVTFTNPSTKQRLAGTLTVPAGEGPFAGVVLLSDSGPQSREVEVPGYRMFGQLADYLTRHGVAVLRFDDRGVGKSGGTYANATTADLVTDAQAALAYLRNSPLVSAHRVGLLGHGEGANVALLAAAGAGRAPAFVVSLAGYGQTGYDVLLRQQGEIMRLIGADPAQVKAAQDVYQRTVGIIRQTPDNAAARTKVAALLAGANMGLDGSMARARAVQLTSPWARYFFDFDPQAKLDKVQCSVLLLNGTADLQVSARRNMTPLYKALRRANRTATNYKLTGVNHLFQAPPAQWPLVNAAPQAVFSPEALKLVHSWIAQETKLPGGPLPVTVKRPGPTRKVNRTPSTNRTRS; encoded by the coding sequence GTGGTGCTTGCCGCGCCGCTGGCTCCCGCACCGCTTAATGGCCAGTGGCGTGGCCCTTTGAAGCTGCTTGGCGGCGAAATCACCATTGTCATCACCATCGTGCCGCTCACCAACGGCACCTACTACGCCGCCCTCGATGCGCCCCAGCAACGCATCAGCCGCATGCCGGTCGATGTGGAAGTGAAGGACGATGACCTGACCCTGCGCATCGAGCAGGCGGGCAGCAGCTTCGTGGGCAAGATTCAGGAAGACGGCGCCACGCTTACCGGCACTTGGAAGCAGCCCGGCGTGACAGCCCCCATGGTGCTGAAGCGCGCGATGGCCTCGACGCAGGCGGCCACCAAATTCAAGGCCACGCCGCCCTACCGCCAAAGCGACGTCACCTTCACCAATCCCAGCACCAAGCAGCGCCTGGCCGGCACGCTCACGGTGCCCGCCGGCGAAGGGCCGTTTGCGGGCGTGGTGCTGCTGTCCGACTCGGGCCCGCAGAGCCGCGAGGTGGAAGTGCCGGGCTACCGCATGTTTGGCCAGCTGGCCGACTACCTCACCCGCCACGGCGTGGCCGTGCTGCGCTTCGACGACCGGGGCGTGGGCAAATCGGGGGGCACCTACGCCAACGCCACCACCGCCGACCTGGTGACCGACGCCCAGGCGGCCCTGGCGTACCTGCGCAACAGCCCGCTGGTGTCGGCGCACCGCGTGGGTTTGCTGGGCCACGGCGAAGGAGCCAACGTGGCGTTGCTGGCGGCCGCCGGGGCCGGCCGGGCGCCGGCGTTTGTGGTGTCGTTGGCCGGCTACGGGCAAACGGGCTACGACGTGCTGCTGCGCCAGCAGGGCGAAATCATGCGCCTCATTGGGGCCGACCCGGCCCAGGTGAAGGCCGCGCAGGACGTGTACCAGCGCACGGTGGGCATCATCCGCCAAACGCCGGACAATGCCGCGGCCCGCACCAAAGTAGCCGCCCTGCTGGCCGGCGCCAACATGGGCCTCGACGGCAGTATGGCCCGCGCCCGGGCCGTGCAGCTCACCTCGCCCTGGGCCCGCTATTTCTTCGACTTCGACCCGCAGGCCAAGCTCGACAAGGTGCAGTGCTCGGTGCTGCTGCTCAACGGCACAGCCGACCTGCAGGTATCGGCCCGGCGCAACATGACGCCGCTCTACAAGGCCCTGCGCCGTGCCAACCGCACCGCCACGAATTACAAGCTCACCGGCGTAAACCACCTGTTTCAGGCCCCGCCGGCCCAGTGGCCGCTGGTGAATGCGGCTCCGCAAGCCGTATTCTCCCCCGAGGCGCTCAAGCTGGTGCACAGCTGGATAGCCCAGGAAACCAAGCTGCCCGGCGGCCCCCTGCCCGTGACGGTGAAACGGCCCGGCCCCACCCGCAAGGTGAACCGCACGCCCAGCACCAACCGCACGCGCAGCTAG
- a CDS encoding ComEA family DNA-binding protein has translation MAPPPLPRPPRSWENSAPMRWVRRSFGYSRSEARGLAGLLLLMLLTIVAPLLLRPELPTYLPAADQKGLDALAAQLKEHRTVERGFASRYPKREYKKFERREPRYPAVSQVRLGPFDPNALTAEGWEARGVPHFVAARIVKYREAAGGFKAKAQVKKMYGLEDSVYQRLAPFMQLPDEAPKRDYATNRPGPDGKFPPFAAGEAAPTKFPRKPRNLQPFDLNLADTTQLMQIRGIGAGRAKWVVKYRNQLGGYVREDQLDEVFVLRDAPDLRDSLKKYTFVAPGFAPKAVNLNTATFDELYLQPYIGKPRARLIVAYRQQHGPFKSVEDLKQIPILKPADIEKMRPYVRLE, from the coding sequence ATGGCCCCTCCTCCCCTGCCCCGCCCGCCACGGTCCTGGGAAAACTCCGCTCCCATGCGCTGGGTGCGGCGCTCCTTTGGCTACTCGCGCAGCGAGGCCCGGGGCCTGGCGGGGCTGCTGCTGCTCATGCTGCTCACCATTGTGGCGCCCTTGCTGCTGCGGCCAGAGCTGCCGACTTACCTACCGGCGGCCGACCAAAAGGGCCTCGATGCATTGGCTGCCCAGCTGAAAGAGCATCGGACGGTGGAGCGCGGCTTTGCATCACGTTATCCAAAACGCGAATACAAGAAATTTGAGCGCCGTGAGCCGCGCTACCCGGCCGTATCACAGGTGCGCCTTGGCCCCTTCGACCCCAACGCCCTCACCGCCGAGGGCTGGGAGGCGCGCGGCGTGCCGCACTTTGTGGCCGCGCGCATCGTGAAATACCGCGAGGCAGCGGGCGGCTTCAAGGCCAAAGCGCAGGTGAAAAAGATGTACGGGCTGGAAGACTCGGTATACCAGCGGCTGGCCCCGTTCATGCAGTTGCCCGACGAGGCGCCCAAGCGCGACTACGCCACCAACCGCCCCGGCCCCGATGGCAAGTTCCCGCCCTTCGCCGCTGGCGAAGCGGCCCCTACCAAGTTTCCCCGCAAACCCCGCAACCTGCAGCCCTTCGACCTGAACCTGGCCGACACCACGCAGCTGATGCAGATTCGCGGCATCGGCGCGGGCCGAGCCAAGTGGGTGGTGAAGTACCGCAACCAGCTGGGCGGCTACGTGCGCGAAGACCAACTGGACGAGGTTTTCGTGCTGCGCGACGCGCCCGACCTGCGCGACAGCCTCAAGAAATACACCTTTGTAGCGCCTGGCTTCGCGCCTAAGGCCGTGAACCTGAACACCGCCACGTTCGATGAGCTGTACTTGCAGCCCTACATCGGCAAGCCGCGGGCGCGGCTTATTGTGGCTTACCGGCAGCAGCACGGCCCTTTCAAATCGGTGGAGGATTTGAAGCAGATTCCGATTTTAAAGCCGGCCGATATCGAAAAGATGCGGCCTTATGTGCGCTTGGAGTAG
- a CDS encoding alpha/beta hydrolase family protein — translation MPTFTRLFLTAAALLGFTSAQAQTARPSLTGDWTGTIGPIGFTIHLTDPAAGPRMASLDIPAQQAKGLPLQFTAPGDSVYLRLGQPAARFVGRRSADSQQLIGEWQQGPRTFPLTLSRGTGVAKRPQTPKAPFPYRATDVTFRNEKAGVTLAGTYTVPAGKGPFPAVALLTGSGPEDRNESAFGHQPFAVLADYLSRHGVAVLRFDDRGVGQSGGTLQGATSADYTTDAQAALAWLRAQPAVQKNHAGLLGHSQGGTAAIGAAGQASGPDFLVLLAAPALPGNELIVQQSLALARLQTSDAAQLAATEKMQRAMTEIIQQTPDDAQAKTKLRAYYTAISPQLAAQVEPQLPLLTSPDYRHLLADRPAQTLPKVHCPVLALGGSKDVQVPAALNLAATAAGLKAGNNRDVTIKELPGLNHLFQTAATGAVEEYGTIEETFSPAALQLIGDWIAQHSRK, via the coding sequence ATGCCCACTTTTACCCGCCTTTTCCTTACCGCCGCCGCGCTGCTGGGCTTCACCAGCGCCCAGGCCCAAACGGCCCGCCCCAGCCTCACCGGCGACTGGACCGGCACCATTGGCCCCATAGGTTTCACCATTCACCTCACCGACCCGGCTGCCGGGCCGCGCATGGCCAGCCTCGATATTCCGGCCCAGCAGGCGAAGGGCCTGCCCCTGCAGTTTACGGCCCCCGGCGACAGCGTGTACCTGCGCTTGGGCCAGCCGGCGGCGCGCTTTGTGGGCCGCCGCTCCGCCGACAGCCAGCAGCTGATAGGCGAATGGCAGCAGGGGCCGCGCACGTTTCCGCTCACGCTCAGTCGGGGCACTGGCGTGGCTAAGCGCCCGCAAACACCTAAGGCGCCTTTTCCCTACCGGGCTACCGACGTCACCTTCCGCAACGAGAAGGCCGGTGTCACGCTGGCCGGCACCTACACCGTGCCCGCCGGCAAAGGCCCGTTTCCGGCCGTGGCGCTGCTCACCGGCTCGGGGCCCGAAGACCGCAACGAATCGGCCTTTGGCCACCAGCCCTTTGCGGTGCTGGCCGACTACCTCAGCCGCCACGGCGTGGCCGTGCTGCGCTTCGACGACCGGGGCGTGGGCCAGAGCGGCGGCACGTTGCAAGGCGCCACCAGCGCCGACTACACCACCGACGCCCAAGCGGCGCTGGCCTGGCTGCGCGCCCAGCCCGCCGTGCAGAAAAACCACGCGGGGCTGCTGGGGCACAGCCAGGGCGGCACGGCGGCCATTGGTGCGGCCGGCCAGGCGAGCGGGCCCGATTTTCTGGTGCTGCTAGCCGCCCCGGCCCTGCCCGGCAACGAACTGATTGTGCAACAGTCGCTGGCCCTGGCCCGCCTGCAAACCTCCGACGCCGCCCAACTGGCCGCCACCGAGAAGATGCAACGCGCCATGACGGAAATCATTCAGCAAACGCCCGACGACGCGCAGGCCAAAACCAAGCTGCGAGCTTATTACACCGCTATCAGCCCGCAGTTGGCCGCACAGGTGGAGCCGCAGTTGCCCCTGCTCACCTCGCCCGACTACCGCCACCTGCTGGCCGACCGCCCCGCCCAAACACTGCCCAAGGTGCACTGCCCGGTGCTGGCCCTCGGCGGCAGTAAGGATGTGCAGGTGCCCGCCGCGCTCAACCTTGCCGCCACGGCCGCGGGCCTGAAAGCCGGCAACAACCGCGACGTAACCATCAAAGAACTGCCCGGCCTAAACCACCTTTTCCAGACGGCCGCCACCGGCGCAGTAGAAGAATATGGCACTATCGAAGAGACTTTTTCGCCGGCAGCGCTCCAGCTTATCGGCGACTGGATAGCGCAACATTCCCGGAAATAG
- a CDS encoding type I restriction enzyme HsdR N-terminal domain-containing protein: MTSASPLVSIYQVIQQIRSNAAANPGIFQKNEAATRAALIDPILRSLGWDTTNVRMVEPERTVENKQSLDYVLKDAVGNIRAVIEAKKLGESLDKLGHVGALIGYAFSLKPQTFFITDGLNWHCYSPAHSHYQPIETLNLRDEEPVAAALQLIRWLDAALSGHGIHLPVAESTIPSPAPTADFAPKSKPVTTKQPKHSAKQEAEETAFTDVSQLHQLNLPQGQKPKQLRLPNGTVKPISTWKDILLEVCGLLLKTNTQLPIPFPDKAGKKSFLFSLTKPAKGSSALTMYKNQPLFIYTNYSAEACISNALYAAKHLPHSQQVASLAVSF; this comes from the coding sequence ATGACATCTGCAAGTCCACTTGTTTCTATCTATCAGGTTATTCAACAGATTCGCTCAAACGCGGCTGCCAACCCCGGAATTTTTCAGAAAAACGAAGCAGCAACTCGAGCAGCACTAATCGACCCAATTTTGCGCAGCTTGGGCTGGGACACGACCAATGTGCGCATGGTTGAGCCAGAACGAACGGTCGAAAATAAACAGTCGCTGGACTATGTGTTGAAAGATGCTGTCGGCAATATCCGTGCGGTTATCGAAGCTAAAAAGCTTGGCGAAAGCCTCGATAAGCTCGGTCACGTTGGAGCACTCATTGGCTACGCTTTTTCCCTGAAGCCTCAGACGTTTTTCATTACCGATGGCCTGAACTGGCATTGCTATTCGCCAGCTCACTCGCATTACCAACCTATCGAAACCTTGAATCTGCGGGATGAGGAGCCCGTTGCCGCGGCCCTGCAATTGATTCGGTGGCTTGATGCAGCATTGAGCGGCCACGGCATTCACCTCCCGGTCGCTGAAAGCACGATTCCATCACCGGCCCCCACGGCCGATTTCGCTCCGAAGAGTAAACCTGTTACCACTAAGCAACCCAAGCATTCCGCAAAGCAAGAGGCCGAAGAAACCGCTTTTACGGATGTAAGTCAGTTGCATCAACTGAATCTACCGCAAGGCCAGAAGCCTAAGCAGCTTCGGTTGCCTAATGGAACAGTCAAACCCATTTCTACTTGGAAGGATATTCTCTTGGAAGTGTGCGGACTATTATTAAAAACCAATACTCAATTACCAATTCCTTTTCCAGATAAAGCAGGGAAAAAGTCTTTCTTATTCTCGCTAACAAAGCCAGCAAAAGGCTCTAGTGCATTAACGATGTACAAGAACCAGCCGTTGTTCATTTATACCAATTATAGTGCAGAAGCGTGTATTTCCAATGCGCTATATGCCGCTAAGCATCTTCCACATAGTCAGCAAGTAGCAAGCCTTGCGGTCAGTTTCTAG
- the uvrA gene encoding excinuclease ABC subunit UvrA, whose product MPKKDALQVSAPSDNAIDALDPREFILIKNARVHNLKNLSVALPRNQFIVVTGLSGSGKSSLAFDTLYAEGQRMYVESLSSYARQFLGRMDKPDVDYIRGISPAIAIEQKVSIKNNRSTVGTSTEIYDYLKLLFARVGKTFSPESGEQVRKDNVADVVDFLAAQPEGTRAMILAPLHRPDPSRPMSKELDLLLQKGYSRVVVNGETSQIEDLLGEGRPEVKGDVFIMIDRAVLRPDDEDLLFRLSDSVQTAFFEGHGTCLVQMSGAEREPETRTFSDKFELDGITFEEPSVNFFSFNNPYGACQTCEGFGSVLGIDEDLVIPDKSLTVYEGAIAPWRTEKQGEWLKPLLKNGIRFDFPIHRPYNELSEAEQRLLWTGNKHFQGLDSYFKWVSEQTHKIQYRVLQSRYRGRTTCPDCRGTRLRKDAQYVKIDGRSIADIVLLPISEGLKFFENMSLSEHDAKVAERLVTEITNRLGYLNRVGLGYLTLNRLSNTLSGGESQRISLATSLGSALVGSMYVLDEPSIGLHPKDAEQLIGVLRSLQQLGNTVVVVEHEEKMMEAADQIIDIGPEAGSGGGNLMFQGTMEALLQDTSTYTGQYLSGRLEVPVPKVRRPWRNALELTGARENNLKNVSVKLPLGVMTVVTGVSGSGKSTLIKRILAPALMKMLGGGAGESTGKFDRLTGVNGQVTHVEFVDQNPIGKSSRSNPVTYVKAYDQIRTLFSEQPLAKARGLKPSHFSFNVDGGRCEVCQGEGQVKIEMQFMADIYLTCEGCGGHKFKQDILEIKFQDKGIDEVLEMTVSDAVQFFQGQPKVAERLKPLEDVGLGYIRLGQSANTLSGGEAQRVKLASFLTKGATLQQDKILFIFDEPSTGLHFHDIAKLVGALNALIEQGNSVLIIEHNIDIIKCADWIIDLGPEGGLNGGHLLFEGTPEDMVKLKDTNHTARFLAEKV is encoded by the coding sequence ATGCCCAAAAAAGACGCTTTGCAGGTGTCGGCCCCATCCGACAACGCCATTGATGCCCTCGACCCGCGCGAATTCATCCTCATCAAAAACGCCCGGGTTCACAACCTCAAAAACCTCAGCGTGGCCCTGCCGCGCAACCAGTTCATCGTCGTCACGGGCCTGAGCGGCTCGGGCAAGTCGAGCCTCGCCTTCGATACCCTGTATGCTGAGGGACAGCGCATGTACGTGGAGAGCTTGAGCAGCTACGCCCGCCAGTTTCTGGGCCGCATGGACAAGCCCGACGTGGACTACATCCGCGGGATTTCGCCGGCCATCGCCATCGAGCAAAAGGTCAGCATCAAGAACAACCGCTCGACGGTGGGCACCAGCACCGAGATTTACGACTACCTCAAGCTGCTGTTTGCGCGGGTGGGCAAAACGTTCTCGCCCGAGAGCGGCGAGCAGGTGCGCAAGGATAACGTGGCCGACGTGGTCGATTTCCTGGCCGCGCAGCCTGAAGGCACCCGCGCCATGATACTGGCCCCGCTGCACCGCCCCGACCCCAGCCGCCCCATGAGCAAGGAACTGGATTTGCTGCTGCAAAAAGGCTACAGCCGCGTGGTGGTGAACGGCGAAACCTCGCAAATCGAGGACTTGCTAGGGGAGGGGCGGCCCGAAGTGAAGGGCGACGTGTTCATCATGATTGACCGCGCCGTGCTGCGCCCTGATGACGAGGACTTGCTTTTCCGCCTGTCCGACTCGGTGCAAACCGCGTTTTTTGAAGGCCACGGCACTTGCCTGGTGCAAATGTCCGGCGCCGAACGTGAGCCGGAAACCCGCACGTTCTCCGACAAATTCGAGCTCGACGGCATCACGTTTGAAGAGCCCAGCGTCAATTTCTTCTCCTTCAACAACCCCTACGGCGCCTGCCAGACCTGCGAGGGCTTCGGCTCGGTGCTGGGCATCGACGAGGACCTGGTGATTCCGGACAAGAGCCTGACGGTGTACGAAGGGGCGATTGCGCCGTGGCGCACCGAGAAGCAGGGCGAATGGCTGAAGCCGCTGCTGAAAAACGGCATCCGCTTCGACTTCCCCATCCACCGGCCCTACAATGAGCTGAGTGAGGCGGAGCAGCGCCTGCTCTGGACCGGCAACAAGCACTTCCAGGGCCTCGATTCCTACTTCAAGTGGGTGAGCGAGCAAACCCATAAAATTCAGTACCGCGTGCTGCAGAGCCGCTACCGGGGCCGCACCACCTGCCCCGACTGCCGCGGCACCCGCCTGCGCAAAGACGCGCAGTACGTGAAAATCGACGGCCGCAGCATTGCCGACATCGTGCTGCTGCCCATCTCCGAAGGGCTGAAGTTCTTCGAAAACATGAGCCTGAGCGAGCACGACGCCAAAGTGGCCGAGCGCCTCGTGACGGAAATCACCAACCGTCTCGGCTACCTCAACCGCGTAGGCCTGGGCTACCTCACCCTGAACCGCCTGAGCAACACGCTGAGCGGCGGCGAAAGCCAGCGCATTTCGCTGGCCACCTCGCTGGGCTCGGCCTTGGTGGGCTCCATGTATGTGCTCGATGAGCCGAGCATTGGCCTGCACCCTAAGGATGCCGAGCAACTCATCGGCGTGTTGCGCTCGTTGCAGCAGCTCGGCAACACGGTGGTGGTGGTGGAGCACGAAGAGAAGATGATGGAAGCCGCCGACCAGATTATTGACATCGGCCCTGAGGCCGGCAGCGGCGGTGGCAACCTCATGTTCCAGGGCACCATGGAGGCGCTGCTGCAGGACACCAGCACCTACACCGGCCAGTACCTGAGCGGCCGTCTGGAAGTGCCCGTGCCCAAGGTGCGCCGCCCCTGGCGCAACGCGCTGGAGCTGACCGGCGCCCGCGAAAACAACCTCAAAAATGTGAGTGTGAAGCTGCCCCTGGGCGTAATGACGGTGGTGACGGGCGTGTCGGGCTCGGGCAAGAGCACGCTCATCAAGCGCATTCTGGCGCCGGCCCTGATGAAGATGCTGGGCGGCGGCGCAGGCGAAAGCACCGGCAAGTTCGACCGCCTCACCGGCGTGAACGGGCAGGTGACGCACGTCGAGTTCGTGGACCAGAATCCCATCGGCAAATCGTCGCGCTCCAACCCCGTCACCTACGTAAAGGCCTACGACCAGATCCGGACGCTGTTTTCGGAGCAGCCGCTGGCCAAGGCGCGCGGCCTCAAGCCCTCGCACTTTAGCTTCAACGTGGACGGCGGGCGCTGCGAGGTGTGCCAGGGCGAAGGCCAGGTGAAAATCGAGATGCAGTTCATGGCCGACATTTATTTGACCTGCGAGGGCTGCGGCGGCCACAAGTTCAAGCAGGACATTCTGGAAATCAAATTCCAGGACAAAGGCATTGACGAGGTGCTGGAAATGACGGTGTCCGACGCCGTGCAGTTCTTCCAGGGGCAGCCCAAGGTAGCCGAGCGCCTCAAGCCGCTCGAAGACGTGGGGCTGGGCTACATCCGCCTCGGGCAGTCGGCCAACACGCTGAGCGGCGGCGAGGCCCAGCGCGTGAAGTTGGCTTCGTTCCTCACCAAAGGTGCTACGCTTCAGCAGGATAAGATTCTGTTCATCTTCGATGAGCCCAGCACAGGCCTGCATTTCCACGACATCGCCAAGCTGGTGGGCGCCCTCAACGCCCTCATCGAGCAAGGCAACTCGGTGCTCATCATCGAGCACAACATCGACATTATCAAGTGCGCCGACTGGATTATCGACCTCGGCCCCGAGGGCGGCCTCAACGGCGGGCACCTGCTCTTTGAGGGCACGCCCGAAGACATGGTGAAGCTGAAAGACACCAACCACACCGCCCGTTTCCTGGCAGAAAAGGTGTAA
- a CDS encoding ABC transporter ATP-binding protein has protein sequence MDLTLQNLTKSFGPKTVLRDLSLTAGPGMCVGVLGRNGAGKSTLFNLLTNVLLPSSGQIIIDGKAQGETFPVAVKRRMGALVNQGYLVEELTAEEYLQFVARIYELPDGQARIASLLAHLLEDYETVRRKRLSTFSTGMKQRVAIASCLLHRPELLILDEPFNGLDVFAADRVLSLLRSYQPQALTFVSSHNLGHIEQLATHLLIIDESEVKFWGTMAEFAQGERADLGDALLQLLHPATNQAQDLTWLTSQR, from the coding sequence ATGGACTTAACCTTACAAAACCTGACCAAAAGCTTCGGGCCAAAAACCGTGCTGCGCGACCTGAGCCTGACGGCCGGCCCCGGCATGTGCGTGGGGGTACTGGGCCGCAACGGCGCCGGTAAAAGCACGCTCTTCAACCTGCTCACCAACGTGCTGCTGCCCAGCAGCGGCCAGATTATTATCGACGGGAAGGCGCAGGGCGAAACCTTCCCCGTGGCGGTGAAGCGCCGCATGGGCGCGCTCGTAAACCAGGGCTACCTGGTGGAGGAGCTGACGGCCGAGGAATACCTGCAGTTTGTGGCCCGCATCTACGAGCTGCCCGATGGGCAGGCGCGCATCGCCAGCCTGTTGGCCCACCTGCTGGAGGACTACGAAACCGTGCGCCGCAAGCGCCTAAGCACATTTTCGACGGGCATGAAGCAGCGCGTGGCCATTGCCTCCTGCCTGCTGCACCGCCCCGAGCTGCTTATTCTGGACGAGCCCTTCAACGGCCTCGACGTGTTTGCGGCCGACCGCGTGCTGAGCCTCTTGCGCAGCTACCAGCCGCAGGCCCTCACGTTCGTGTCGTCGCACAACCTGGGCCACATCGAGCAGTTGGCCACGCACTTGCTCATTATCGACGAGAGCGAAGTGAAATTCTGGGGCACCATGGCCGAGTTTGCCCAGGGCGAGCGCGCCGACCTCGGCGACGCCCTGCTGCAGCTGCTGCACCCTGCCACCAACCAAGCCCAGGACCTGACATGGCTGACCTCGCAGCGCTAG
- the tpiA gene encoding triose-phosphate isomerase: MRQNLVAGNWKMNLTYQEGLALVEEIVRLNEANGTGPEVVLCPPFPFLAGVGQALPQGGKLHLGAQNCHQKESGAFTGEVSAKMLASVGCEYVILGHSERRQYFGEDDDLLSQKLKAALAAGLKPIFCVGESLDTREADETFDFIGQQLANGLFHLSNEEFAQVVVAYEPIWAIGTGRTATSAQAQEVHAFIREQIARAYDAQAALDTTILYGGSANAQNARELFSQPDVDGGLIGGASLKAADFTTIIQSF, encoded by the coding sequence ATGCGCCAAAACCTCGTTGCCGGCAACTGGAAAATGAACCTGACCTACCAGGAAGGCCTGGCCCTGGTAGAAGAAATTGTTCGACTGAACGAAGCCAACGGCACCGGCCCCGAGGTGGTGCTGTGCCCGCCGTTTCCGTTCCTGGCGGGCGTGGGTCAGGCCCTGCCTCAAGGCGGCAAGCTGCACCTCGGCGCCCAGAATTGCCACCAGAAAGAAAGCGGGGCCTTCACCGGCGAGGTATCGGCGAAGATGCTGGCTTCGGTGGGCTGCGAGTACGTGATTCTGGGCCACTCGGAGCGCCGCCAGTATTTTGGTGAGGACGATGACCTGCTTAGTCAGAAGCTAAAAGCCGCCCTGGCCGCCGGGCTCAAACCCATTTTCTGCGTGGGCGAGTCGCTGGACACCCGCGAGGCCGACGAGACGTTTGACTTCATCGGCCAGCAGTTGGCCAACGGCTTGTTCCACCTCAGCAATGAGGAATTCGCGCAGGTGGTCGTTGCCTACGAGCCCATCTGGGCCATCGGCACGGGCCGCACCGCCACCAGCGCGCAGGCGCAGGAAGTGCACGCCTTCATCCGCGAGCAGATAGCCCGCGCCTACGACGCCCAGGCCGCCCTCGATACCACCATTCTCTACGGCGGCTCGGCCAACGCGCAGAACGCGCGGGAGCTTTTCTCGCAGCCCGACGTGGACGGCGGCCTCATCGGCGGCGCCTCGCTGAAAGCGGCCGATTTCACGACCATCATCCAGTCGTTTTAG
- a CDS encoding T9SS type A sorting domain-containing protein, with translation MKKKLLYVFFGCLLGHGAAAQNLNSGLLCRFPFDGNTTDATGNMSTNSATNVAYGSDRRSQPNAALQLGGGGEVWITPNGLLSFGTTGDFSFSVAFRTLSSATQAFFSNQGYYSASGSTGSGARGWSLGFDNVQVGKVFFNLVAASSYNGNLGLATQASFNDGLWHTATATVNRGTRQVVLYVDGVAQPLTYVSSRPDYGTVSGTVFQLNATASMFIDLNPGYSTSRTGFLTDANRFGLNFNGGLDEARFYNRVLTAAEAQALHTLALAAVAGRPAGAQVQVYPNPAPGGNVTVRLAPALSGAQLAVYTTLGQRVYPSVQTTAGPEVQLRGLAPGLYVLVAKGAAATLTQRFQVSE, from the coding sequence ATGAAGAAAAAGCTACTCTACGTGTTTTTCGGCTGCCTGCTGGGCCACGGCGCAGCGGCCCAAAACCTAAATAGCGGCCTATTGTGCCGCTTTCCGTTCGACGGCAACACCACCGACGCGACCGGCAATATGAGCACCAACAGCGCCACCAACGTAGCCTACGGCTCCGACCGGCGCAGCCAGCCCAACGCGGCGCTGCAGCTGGGCGGCGGCGGCGAGGTGTGGATTACGCCCAACGGCCTGCTTAGCTTCGGCACCACCGGCGACTTCAGTTTCTCGGTAGCCTTCCGGACGCTGTCGTCGGCTACCCAGGCGTTTTTCAGCAACCAGGGCTACTACTCGGCCAGCGGCAGCACCGGCAGCGGCGCCCGCGGCTGGAGCCTGGGCTTTGATAACGTCCAGGTAGGCAAGGTTTTCTTCAATTTAGTGGCCGCCAGCTCTTACAACGGCAATCTGGGCCTAGCCACCCAAGCCTCGTTCAACGACGGCCTCTGGCACACGGCCACTGCCACCGTGAACCGCGGCACCCGCCAAGTGGTGCTGTACGTGGATGGCGTGGCCCAGCCGCTCACCTACGTGTCGTCGCGCCCCGACTACGGTACCGTGAGCGGCACGGTGTTCCAGCTCAACGCCACGGCCAGCATGTTCATCGACCTGAACCCCGGCTACAGCACCAGCCGCACCGGTTTCCTGACCGATGCCAACCGCTTCGGCCTGAACTTCAACGGCGGCCTCGACGAGGCCCGCTTCTACAACCGCGTCCTCACCGCCGCCGAAGCCCAGGCCCTGCACACGCTGGCCCTGGCCGCCGTGGCCGGCCGGCCGGCGGGGGCTCAGGTGCAGGTATACCCCAATCCGGCCCCGGGCGGAAACGTGACGGTGCGCCTGGCACCCGCGCTGAGCGGGGCGCAGTTGGCCGTGTACACAACGCTGGGCCAACGGGTGTACCCCAGCGTGCAGACCACGGCCGGGCCGGAGGTGCAGCTGCGGGGCCTGGCCCCGGGGTTGTATGTGCTGGTGGCCAAAGGAGCCGCCGCCACGCTTACCCAGCGGTTTCAGGTTAGCGAATAA